In Symmachiella dynata, the following are encoded in one genomic region:
- a CDS encoding response regulator, with translation MNQLQKVLVVDDNPVNLAVLYEILEDDYEVEYARNGHDAIRIAEECLVDIILLDVMMPGMDGLEVCRRLRANLTLKDAIIIMVSAKAMPSERAAGIVAGADDYITKPFNEMHLLETIRRCQRISRSTIGQTATSVSNEENA, from the coding sequence ATGAATCAACTACAAAAAGTATTGGTCGTCGACGACAACCCTGTCAATTTGGCCGTTCTCTATGAGATTTTGGAGGATGACTATGAAGTCGAATATGCGCGAAACGGGCACGATGCCATTCGCATCGCCGAAGAGTGTCTGGTGGATATTATCCTGTTGGACGTAATGATGCCCGGCATGGATGGGCTGGAAGTCTGCCGTCGCCTGCGGGCTAACCTCACCTTGAAGGACGCAATTATCATCATGGTTTCTGCAAAAGCCATGCCTTCGGAACGCGCCGCTGGAATCGTCGCCGGAGCAGATGACTACATCACCAAACCCTTCAACGAAATGCACTTGCTCGAAACGATACGGCGTTGTCAGCGTATTTCCAGAAGCACAATCGGTCAGACGGCTACCAGCGTGTCGAATGAAGAAAACGCGTAG
- a CDS encoding sodium:solute symporter family transporter, giving the protein MTGGLHWIDGVIVASYIALVLWLGWYYSRRQTDTGDYFTGNHAMPPLLIGISLFATLFSTISFLSTPGELINKGPVILTGMLAIPLSYIIVGYLLIPVYMRQRVTSAYELLETRLGLPARMLGAVMFVLLRLSWMSMLIYLASKAVLEMLDLSHDQLQIVAAATGAIAIIYASMGGLRAVVITDLLQFLLLFGGAVLVIVMATVRIGGIDWFPTSWNPAWDTQPLFSWDPYVRVTVFGTILHGVLWWVCTAGGDQTAIQRFMATRDASAARRSFLVNSIAGAAVITVLALVGFSLLGFYQAFPAELPEGKTIAADADILFPRFISHELPVGLSGLVVCGMFAAAMSSIDSGVNSISAVVMTDFIDRFRRHPVSEQHRLRIARWLAFGIGVAVVMASAHLDHVPGNFLEKTKRTIGLFVAPMFSLFFMAVFVRFATAWGAIVGAACGFLAAAIVAYWNFGVDYFSQLSATSDASLIASESISYQWIFPVSLVTAIVCGCIASMLNRLFRRDAAS; this is encoded by the coding sequence ATGACGGGCGGCCTGCACTGGATCGACGGAGTCATTGTCGCGAGTTATATCGCGTTGGTGCTCTGGCTGGGGTGGTACTACAGCCGCCGACAAACCGATACCGGAGACTACTTCACCGGCAATCACGCCATGCCGCCGTTGCTGATCGGCATTTCCCTCTTCGCGACGCTCTTCAGCACGATCAGTTTTCTCTCCACCCCGGGTGAACTGATCAATAAAGGCCCCGTCATCCTGACTGGCATGCTGGCGATTCCACTCTCCTATATTATCGTCGGCTATCTGCTCATTCCCGTCTATATGCGGCAACGTGTGACCAGTGCCTATGAGCTGTTGGAAACGCGACTGGGCCTGCCGGCGCGGATGTTGGGAGCCGTGATGTTCGTGCTCTTGCGATTGTCTTGGATGTCGATGTTGATCTACCTCGCCTCCAAAGCTGTTTTGGAAATGTTGGACCTGTCGCACGACCAACTCCAAATCGTGGCTGCCGCCACCGGTGCGATTGCCATTATCTATGCCTCGATGGGAGGCCTACGAGCAGTCGTGATTACCGACCTACTGCAATTTCTGCTCCTGTTTGGGGGAGCGGTCTTGGTGATCGTGATGGCCACCGTCAGGATTGGCGGCATCGACTGGTTTCCCACCTCATGGAATCCCGCGTGGGACACGCAGCCATTGTTCAGTTGGGATCCGTATGTACGAGTCACCGTGTTCGGCACCATTTTACATGGTGTGTTATGGTGGGTCTGTACAGCGGGAGGCGACCAAACGGCGATTCAACGCTTCATGGCCACCCGCGATGCCAGCGCGGCCCGCCGTTCGTTTTTAGTCAATTCGATTGCCGGAGCAGCTGTTATCACTGTGTTGGCACTTGTGGGATTTTCGCTTCTGGGCTTTTATCAAGCATTTCCAGCGGAACTTCCCGAGGGGAAAACGATCGCCGCCGATGCCGATATTCTGTTCCCGCGCTTCATCTCTCACGAACTTCCGGTGGGACTGTCCGGTTTGGTCGTGTGCGGCATGTTCGCCGCGGCGATGTCGAGTATCGATTCCGGCGTGAACTCGATCAGTGCGGTGGTGATGACCGATTTCATCGACCGTTTCCGCCGTCATCCCGTCTCAGAACAACATCGCCTGCGAATCGCGCGCTGGTTGGCCTTTGGAATTGGTGTGGCTGTGGTGATGGCCAGTGCGCATCTGGATCACGTTCCCGGTAATTTTTTAGAAAAGACAAAACGCACGATCGGATTATTCGTCGCGCCGATGTTTTCGCTCTTTTTCATGGCCGTCTTCGTTCGTTTCGCCACCGCCTGGGGCGCGATTGTCGGGGCTGCGTGTGGTTTTCTAGCCGCCGCGATTGTGGCGTATTGGAACTTTGGCGTCGATTATTTCAGCCAACTCTCCGCCACGTCGGACGCCTCATTGATTGCATCCGAATCGATCAGCTATCAATGGATTTTTCCCGTCTCACTCGTAACGGCCATTGTGTGTGGTTGCATCGCCAGCATGTTGAATCGCCTATTCCGCCGCGATGCCGCCAGCTGA
- a CDS encoding response regulator, with amino-acid sequence MLAANRILTVDDTPMNLTIIEETFPDRHELSPVGEANETHHGLLSLSPDVVFVEVVMPRPDGCEFCNQIKNNPDSTHGQAMMVSAQTELDAMLRGLYPFTTVCQCSNSIESSLPVTMSNFGA; translated from the coding sequence ATGCTAGCCGCAAACCGTATCTTGACTGTCGATGACACGCCCATGAATTTGACGATCATCGAGGAAACCTTCCCCGATCGGCACGAATTGAGTCCGGTCGGTGAGGCCAACGAGACGCACCACGGTCTGTTGTCACTTTCGCCCGACGTTGTGTTCGTGGAGGTGGTGATGCCCAGACCGGACGGTTGCGAGTTCTGCAACCAGATAAAAAACAATCCTGATTCGACCCACGGTCAAGCCATGATGGTCTCTGCACAAACTGAACTCGACGCGATGCTGCGCGGGTTGTATCCGTTTACCACGGTTTGTCAGTGCTCGAATTCTATCGAATCGTCCCTTCCAGTCACTATGTCCAATTTTGGAGCTTGA
- a CDS encoding 3-hydroxyacyl-CoA dehydrogenase NAD-binding domain-containing protein, with amino-acid sequence MANVFELTELDGKIALLTFDAPGKKVNTFGQPVLAELTEIVTQLEAREDLQGLLLKSGKPGQFIAGADLTELGALMHATPEQLGESMKVGHALFSRISKLPFPTVALIDGNCMGGGTEITLSMDYRIAADTPKTKIGLPEVNVGIIPGWGGTQRLPRLIGLNPALDMICSGNPITGKRAAELGFAFDAVPPEHLIDEGRRLIAYARESDDWRKRRTELALPLGLSEDQLHFSQATAEGYIMGKTKGQYPAPIVAIRAIMKGANLPLDEALKVEQEASLEVVGSEISTNLIAIFFMNTRLARDPGVADTSIVPRDVNRVAVFGSGLMGAGIATSHARVGIRSLMLDVDDDRIADGMKRARKVVEGRIKIGRATYDDLANMLSCLDTSTDKSHVDDCDVVVEAITEREEVKTALYKELAGLMRDDAILASNTSTISITRMGKSAPHPERFVGMHFFFPVDRMQLVEVIRGDDTSDETIATIVALSKRIKKTPIVVGDCPGFLVNRVLLPYMNEALQLLLEGASMDAIDKAALKFGMPMGPIALQDVVGLDTSYYAGMTMVNAYSDRAILTPLLKDLVDAGRMGKKSGSGFRKYTGKKGKPEPDAEFTPFLEKNRVDNREISQEEITQRLFLPMFLESTRVLEENIVREPGDVDMGLILGIGFPAFRGGILRWADSVGADQILKDLEPYSQLGKRFEPTDMLKQLASSGKKIYE; translated from the coding sequence ATGGCTAATGTTTTTGAACTGACGGAATTGGACGGCAAGATTGCCTTGCTGACATTTGATGCGCCGGGCAAAAAGGTCAACACGTTCGGGCAGCCTGTGTTGGCGGAATTGACCGAGATCGTCACTCAGCTTGAGGCGCGTGAGGATCTGCAAGGACTGCTCCTGAAAAGCGGAAAGCCGGGGCAATTCATCGCCGGCGCCGACCTCACCGAACTGGGCGCACTGATGCATGCCACGCCGGAACAGCTCGGCGAGAGCATGAAGGTCGGTCACGCGTTGTTCAGCCGCATTAGCAAACTGCCGTTTCCGACCGTCGCGCTCATCGACGGAAACTGCATGGGAGGCGGCACGGAGATCACGTTGTCGATGGACTACCGCATCGCCGCCGATACACCCAAGACAAAAATTGGACTGCCGGAAGTCAATGTGGGAATCATTCCCGGTTGGGGCGGCACACAGCGGTTGCCGCGACTGATTGGACTAAATCCCGCGCTGGATATGATTTGCTCCGGCAATCCGATCACAGGCAAAAGGGCGGCGGAGCTTGGTTTCGCGTTTGATGCGGTGCCGCCCGAACACCTGATCGACGAAGGCCGGCGTTTGATTGCCTATGCCCGTGAATCCGACGATTGGCGAAAACGCCGCACGGAGCTGGCACTGCCGTTGGGACTCTCGGAGGATCAATTGCACTTTTCGCAAGCGACCGCCGAAGGCTACATCATGGGCAAAACCAAAGGGCAATACCCAGCGCCGATCGTTGCCATTCGGGCAATCATGAAAGGGGCCAACTTGCCGCTCGACGAAGCCTTGAAGGTCGAGCAGGAAGCGTCGCTGGAAGTGGTCGGCAGCGAAATCTCGACCAATCTGATTGCCATTTTCTTCATGAATACCCGCTTAGCCCGCGATCCCGGTGTGGCCGACACCAGTATCGTTCCCCGCGACGTGAATCGCGTTGCGGTTTTCGGTTCGGGGTTGATGGGAGCGGGGATTGCCACCTCGCACGCCCGCGTGGGCATTCGCTCATTGATGTTGGACGTCGACGACGACCGCATTGCCGATGGCATGAAACGAGCCCGCAAGGTCGTCGAAGGCCGCATCAAAATCGGCCGCGCGACTTACGACGATCTGGCCAACATGTTGAGTTGCCTGGATACGTCGACCGACAAATCACACGTCGATGATTGTGATGTCGTGGTCGAAGCCATCACCGAACGCGAAGAAGTCAAAACGGCGTTGTACAAAGAACTGGCCGGCCTGATGCGCGACGATGCGATCCTGGCCAGCAACACCTCGACGATCTCCATCACCCGCATGGGCAAATCGGCTCCGCACCCCGAACGATTCGTGGGCATGCACTTCTTCTTTCCTGTTGATCGCATGCAACTGGTTGAGGTCATTCGTGGTGATGATACGAGCGATGAAACAATCGCCACGATTGTCGCCCTCTCGAAACGGATTAAGAAAACGCCGATTGTCGTGGGCGACTGCCCCGGCTTTTTGGTCAACCGCGTGTTGCTTCCTTATATGAACGAAGCTTTGCAGTTATTGCTCGAAGGGGCTTCGATGGACGCGATCGACAAAGCCGCACTGAAGTTCGGCATGCCGATGGGACCGATCGCTCTGCAGGATGTTGTCGGGCTGGATACGTCCTATTACGCCGGCATGACGATGGTCAATGCCTACTCCGATCGCGCGATCCTCACCCCGCTGCTCAAGGACTTGGTCGATGCCGGTCGGATGGGCAAAAAATCGGGCAGTGGATTTCGCAAGTACACCGGCAAAAAGGGCAAACCAGAACCGGATGCCGAATTCACACCGTTTTTGGAAAAAAACCGCGTCGACAATCGCGAGATCTCGCAAGAAGAAATTACGCAACGGTTGTTCCTACCGATGTTCCTGGAATCAACGCGGGTGCTGGAAGAAAACATCGTCCGCGAACCGGGCGACGTCGACATGGGCTTGATTCTGGGAATCGGTTTCCCCGCTTTCCGCGGCGGCATCTTGCGTTGGGCCGATTCCGTCGGAGCGGACCAAATTCTCAAAGACTTGGAACCATACTCACAACTCGGCAAACGCTTTGAGCCCACCGACATGCTCAAGCAACTAGCAAGCAGCGGCAAGAAGATCTACGAATAA
- a CDS encoding SGNH/GDSL hydrolase family protein, whose translation MRRVMLCLRVVVALSILGGTVIAAEPTARIVTLGDSITKGVRSGVKPQETFAALLQAALKEQGREVEVTNVGIGGERTDQALKRLDKIIALKPGIVTVMYGTNDSYVDIGKTESRITVDEYRDNLMQIVKRLRKAGIQPVLMTEPRWGKTAKQNGVGEHPNLRLEKYVAACREVAKKMEVPLVDHYQIWTDAETAGTTIGDWTTDQCHPNPEGHRYLNQAIVPVVLKSLPADK comes from the coding sequence ATGCGGCGAGTGATGTTGTGTCTAAGAGTAGTGGTTGCGCTCTCGATACTGGGCGGCACTGTGATCGCTGCTGAGCCGACCGCGCGGATTGTCACGTTGGGGGACTCGATCACCAAAGGCGTTCGCAGCGGTGTGAAGCCGCAAGAGACATTTGCCGCATTATTGCAAGCAGCGCTGAAAGAGCAGGGGCGCGAGGTCGAAGTCACCAATGTTGGCATCGGTGGTGAACGGACCGATCAGGCGCTGAAGCGGTTGGATAAAATCATTGCGCTCAAGCCGGGCATTGTGACCGTGATGTATGGGACGAATGACAGTTACGTCGACATCGGCAAGACGGAATCGCGGATCACTGTCGATGAGTATCGCGATAACCTCATGCAGATCGTCAAACGGCTTCGCAAGGCGGGAATCCAACCAGTATTGATGACCGAACCGCGGTGGGGCAAAACTGCCAAACAGAATGGCGTCGGCGAACATCCGAATTTACGCCTCGAAAAATACGTGGCCGCCTGCCGAGAAGTCGCCAAGAAAATGGAGGTTCCGCTTGTGGATCATTATCAAATCTGGACCGACGCCGAAACCGCCGGAACAACCATCGGCGATTGGACAACTGACCAATGCCATCCCAACCCCGAAGGCCACCGCTACCTGAATCAGGCGATCGTGCCAGTGGTCTTAAAGTCATTACCGGCGGATAAGTGA
- a CDS encoding winged helix-turn-helix domain-containing protein: MPTTPLERMKVDLCSQIEEMIAELSNAENSVKQGDFNVSAEILESVSQRINAAAQAARNSGEEAHQTTWIHFKRPILEVLVREGGSARNWQVFQYLEDHLRLTAGDKQQHVDETRETEWQHECRIAGKTMREEPLNYLEPITVPGVWTITEAGREHLEELRRADGLAMQ; this comes from the coding sequence ATGCCAACCACACCTTTGGAACGTATGAAAGTCGATCTTTGCTCGCAAATCGAAGAAATGATCGCCGAGTTGAGCAACGCCGAGAACTCCGTCAAGCAAGGTGACTTTAACGTTTCGGCAGAGATCCTCGAGTCGGTGTCGCAGCGCATCAATGCCGCCGCACAGGCAGCGCGGAACTCCGGAGAAGAAGCACACCAAACGACCTGGATTCACTTTAAGCGTCCGATCTTGGAAGTCTTGGTCCGCGAAGGGGGCTCCGCCCGGAATTGGCAAGTCTTTCAATATCTGGAAGACCATCTGCGGCTCACGGCCGGCGACAAACAGCAGCATGTTGATGAGACGCGTGAAACCGAATGGCAACATGAATGCCGTATTGCCGGCAAAACGATGCGGGAAGAACCGCTGAACTATCTCGAGCCGATCACGGTTCCCGGAGTTTGGACGATCACCGAAGCGGGCCGCGAACATCTCGAAGAATTACGCCGCGCCGACGGCCTGGCAATGCAATGA
- a CDS encoding response regulator produces the protein MIILVVDTVPLVLRNMDRLLSAHGHEVIAADSGENALKILKRDHRIRLVITDLLVGGMTAVDLFKANMQIERISDDGNSSPPEFILLTRLTTESQLQGKDMHLLQESIDLGFVDVLFKPLVREELLRHVRQIDTDDPWAPPPEPARHSQKSNSAASRVTDHLQQLEEKHADFEANLGEIRETLSTFQADYAHSKRWMKLLISEG, from the coding sequence ATGATCATCTTAGTTGTCGACACCGTTCCGTTGGTTCTACGAAACATGGACCGATTGTTATCGGCGCACGGACACGAAGTTATTGCGGCCGACTCCGGTGAAAATGCGTTGAAAATTCTCAAACGGGACCACCGCATCCGCCTTGTCATCACCGATTTGCTCGTTGGTGGAATGACGGCAGTCGATCTGTTCAAAGCCAATATGCAAATCGAACGCATAAGCGATGACGGCAATTCAAGTCCGCCCGAATTCATTCTGCTGACGAGATTGACCACCGAAAGCCAGTTGCAAGGCAAAGATATGCACTTGCTCCAGGAGTCAATCGACCTGGGATTTGTCGATGTCTTGTTTAAGCCGCTCGTCCGAGAAGAATTGTTAAGACATGTTCGTCAAATTGATACCGACGATCCTTGGGCTCCACCACCGGAACCGGCCCGCCATAGCCAGAAATCAAACTCGGCCGCTTCACGAGTTACCGACCACCTACAGCAGTTGGAGGAAAAGCATGCCGACTTCGAAGCAAACTTGGGTGAAATTCGCGAAACCCTGAGTACCTTCCAAGCCGATTATGCACACTCCAAAAGGTGGATGAAATTATTGATCTCAGAAGGGTAA
- a CDS encoding phytanoyl-CoA dioxygenase family protein translates to MDDNSLLRTFRTSGFCIIDNVIPADRCDEIRSSVEATVKRECGQYASPQGVDFVPGLINHDQSFAPYLAETRLLEFVQRVLGEQVRISFTSAIINQPGNVRGKWHADWPFNQNNAGHVPAPYGDAVLHLTTLWMLSPFDAGNGGTLVVPGSHRISTNPTDSAYGVDAEAPHPQEVHAAGAAGSVLVFDSRLWHTTAPNNAPNARVALAVRYAPWWLNLEVLRPESDLRKQMVTEPGASENLVPSVNPAVYEKLPANVQPLYRHWIQPHP, encoded by the coding sequence ATGGATGATAACTCCTTATTGCGGACGTTTCGAACGAGCGGGTTTTGCATTATCGACAACGTGATCCCCGCCGACCGCTGCGACGAAATCCGCAGTAGTGTCGAAGCTACGGTCAAGCGCGAATGCGGTCAGTATGCATCACCGCAGGGTGTTGATTTTGTTCCCGGTTTGATCAACCACGATCAATCCTTCGCCCCCTATTTAGCCGAGACACGATTGTTGGAATTCGTGCAGAGGGTGCTCGGCGAGCAGGTGCGGATTTCGTTCACCTCGGCCATTATCAATCAGCCGGGAAACGTCCGCGGCAAATGGCACGCCGACTGGCCGTTCAACCAGAATAACGCCGGACATGTGCCGGCGCCTTATGGCGATGCGGTGCTGCATCTGACCACGTTGTGGATGCTCTCGCCGTTTGATGCCGGCAACGGCGGCACCTTGGTTGTTCCAGGCAGCCATCGCATCTCCACCAATCCCACCGACTCGGCTTACGGCGTCGATGCCGAAGCGCCGCACCCCCAAGAGGTCCATGCCGCCGGTGCCGCCGGCAGCGTGTTGGTTTTCGACAGCCGCCTGTGGCACACCACCGCACCGAACAATGCCCCAAACGCGCGCGTCGCGTTGGCGGTTCGCTATGCACCCTGGTGGTTGAATCTCGAAGTCTTGCGCCCCGAATCCGACCTGCGAAAACAAATGGTCACCGAGCCTGGAGCCAGCGAAAACCTCGTCCCCTCCGTCAATCCGGCCGTCTACGAGAAACTACCCGCCAACGTGCAACCGCTCTACCGCCATTGGATCCAACCCCATCCGTAG
- the cysC gene encoding adenylyl-sulfate kinase, with translation MAEQKATNVHWHEHSVTPEERCQLSGHKGAVLWFTGLSGSGKSTVANTVDHKLHAAGKRTFVLDGDNVRMGLNKNLGFSAEDRAENIRRIGEVAKLFCEAGTITTTAFISPYVADRDAVRALLPEGQFIEILVDAPLETCEARDPKGLYKKARAGEIKGFTGIDDPYEAPEKPELVLDSDKKGIDELADEVIAYLEKSGILSL, from the coding sequence ATGGCAGAACAAAAAGCAACAAATGTTCACTGGCACGAGCACTCAGTCACACCGGAAGAACGCTGCCAACTCAGCGGGCACAAAGGCGCGGTGTTGTGGTTCACTGGACTCAGCGGTAGCGGTAAAAGCACCGTGGCCAACACGGTCGACCACAAATTACACGCAGCCGGCAAACGGACGTTTGTGCTGGACGGTGACAATGTGCGGATGGGGCTGAACAAAAATCTCGGTTTCTCCGCCGAAGACCGGGCCGAAAACATTCGCCGCATCGGCGAAGTGGCGAAATTGTTCTGCGAAGCGGGCACGATCACCACGACCGCCTTCATTTCGCCGTACGTCGCCGACCGCGACGCCGTTCGCGCGTTGCTGCCCGAAGGACAATTCATCGAAATTCTGGTTGATGCCCCGCTGGAAACCTGCGAAGCCCGCGACCCCAAAGGTCTGTATAAAAAAGCCCGCGCCGGCGAAATCAAAGGTTTCACCGGGATCGATGATCCGTACGAAGCCCCGGAAAAACCGGAGTTGGTGCTGGATTCCGACAAAAAGGGAATCGACGAATTGGCCGACGAAGTGATCGCCTACCTCGAAAAAAGCGGCATCCTCAGCCTGTAG
- a CDS encoding fumarylacetoacetate hydrolase family protein: protein MHRRTSMFQLFKLSTMFVVFSLAFQGLTRAEEAPGTKKFARIKVGDKTTFAIVEGDQVREIKGNLFRKWEETDTTHALSDVKILVPTSARHVFAMAGNYKSHLAGAEVPKKFQIPQPFFKSPSSLLPEGGVIRIPPGDENVHYEAELVVVIGKRAKNVPVEKAMDYVFGLTCGNDVSARTWQNDAETKDVQWWRGKGADTFGPCGPFIVQGLDPSNLKMTLRLNGEVRQEENTSQLLHDVPSTVSFISKHVTLLPGDLIFTGTPGKTDRMKSGDVVEVEIEGIGILRNTVAKKGERVKGEKGKKRKRKKD, encoded by the coding sequence ATGCACCGCCGCACATCGATGTTTCAGCTCTTTAAACTCTCCACGATGTTTGTCGTTTTCAGTTTGGCGTTCCAAGGTCTCACGCGCGCGGAGGAAGCACCGGGCACCAAAAAATTTGCGCGAATCAAAGTGGGAGACAAAACCACCTTTGCGATTGTCGAAGGGGACCAGGTGCGGGAGATCAAAGGCAACCTGTTTCGCAAATGGGAAGAAACCGACACTACCCATGCGCTGAGCGACGTTAAAATCTTGGTTCCCACGTCGGCGCGACACGTCTTCGCCATGGCTGGCAATTACAAAAGCCATCTCGCCGGAGCGGAGGTTCCCAAGAAATTCCAGATTCCCCAACCGTTTTTTAAAAGTCCGTCGTCATTGTTACCCGAGGGAGGAGTGATTCGCATTCCGCCGGGTGACGAAAACGTGCATTACGAGGCGGAGCTGGTTGTCGTCATCGGCAAACGGGCCAAAAACGTGCCTGTGGAAAAAGCGATGGACTATGTATTCGGCCTGACCTGTGGCAACGACGTCAGCGCCCGCACCTGGCAAAACGATGCCGAGACTAAAGACGTACAATGGTGGCGGGGTAAAGGAGCCGATACGTTTGGTCCTTGCGGACCGTTCATCGTGCAGGGATTGGATCCGAGCAATCTGAAAATGACTTTGCGACTCAACGGCGAAGTCCGTCAAGAAGAAAACACCAGCCAATTGTTGCACGATGTGCCGAGCACGGTCAGTTTCATCAGCAAGCATGTCACGCTGTTGCCGGGCGACTTGATCTTCACGGGGACCCCCGGAAAAACCGACCGGATGAAATCGGGAGACGTCGTCGAAGTTGAAATCGAGGGAATCGGCATTTTGCGCAATACCGTGGCCAAAAAAGGGGAGCGGGTCAAAGGCGAGAAAGGTAAAAAGCGAAAACGCAAAAAGGATTAA
- a CDS encoding Nramp family divalent metal transporter, whose translation MSHELKEVDVGPQLGPPLPSTFRQYLRSMGPGIIVVLTWLGAGDIVECGISGGNYGYALMWIIAVALIMRYLFVSLIAKYQLCNQHGEGVLDGLARLHPWYAPFLMVVAIVMGHIYGAYMSVGIGESCVAIAGFGATWQWATLWCLVALAIVFWPVYGYLEIVFKVMLALLAVSLIGLAAWVGPSPSGILEGVFEFKLPEQKGEFDSLLIAIGMLGAIGGSLMNLAYPYFLDQKGWKGPRYRRLQMYDFLLAVIVMIVLDLAIWTVGAELIFGTGAHIETLEDLSTLLSKVLGSGGRLLFHLGVFAAVFTSLVGHAVGLGMIASHGYLRWQAGSGPLQGDYRTHPLYRAVVVWILVSPLVWTMPGMPNFVQLTLITNSLQVVLIPILAGGLWMITARQRFIGEKYRNRWWENGIMGLVFFLALFATVGSVKSVFEAVQSLLERA comes from the coding sequence ATGTCGCATGAATTAAAGGAAGTCGATGTGGGGCCGCAGCTGGGGCCGCCGCTACCGTCGACGTTCCGGCAATATCTCCGCTCGATGGGGCCGGGGATTATCGTCGTCTTGACCTGGCTGGGAGCGGGGGACATTGTTGAGTGCGGCATCTCGGGGGGAAACTACGGCTATGCGCTGATGTGGATCATTGCCGTGGCCCTGATCATGCGGTATCTGTTTGTGTCGTTGATCGCCAAATACCAGCTCTGCAATCAGCATGGCGAAGGAGTGCTGGATGGCTTGGCACGGCTGCATCCTTGGTACGCCCCGTTTTTGATGGTGGTGGCTATTGTGATGGGCCACATCTACGGGGCCTATATGTCCGTGGGCATCGGCGAAAGTTGTGTGGCGATTGCGGGATTCGGCGCGACTTGGCAATGGGCGACGCTGTGGTGTCTGGTCGCTTTGGCGATCGTGTTTTGGCCGGTCTATGGATACCTGGAAATCGTCTTCAAGGTCATGCTGGCCTTGTTGGCCGTCTCGTTGATTGGGTTAGCGGCGTGGGTTGGTCCCAGTCCGAGCGGAATTCTCGAAGGCGTGTTTGAGTTCAAGCTTCCTGAGCAAAAGGGGGAATTCGATTCGCTGTTGATCGCTATCGGCATGCTGGGCGCCATTGGCGGTTCGTTGATGAATTTGGCCTATCCCTATTTTCTGGACCAGAAAGGCTGGAAGGGTCCCCGCTATCGCCGGCTGCAAATGTACGATTTTCTATTGGCAGTTATTGTCATGATAGTGCTCGATTTGGCCATCTGGACGGTCGGAGCGGAGCTGATTTTCGGCACGGGTGCCCACATTGAGACCTTGGAGGATTTGTCGACGCTGCTGAGCAAAGTGTTGGGCAGCGGGGGGCGGTTGCTGTTTCATTTGGGGGTCTTCGCCGCTGTCTTTACCTCGCTGGTGGGACATGCGGTCGGATTGGGGATGATTGCCAGTCACGGTTATCTGCGCTGGCAGGCGGGCAGCGGTCCATTGCAGGGGGACTATCGGACACATCCACTGTATCGTGCCGTGGTGGTGTGGATTCTGGTGTCACCGTTGGTCTGGACCATGCCGGGAATGCCGAACTTCGTGCAATTGACTTTGATCACCAATAGCTTGCAGGTGGTGCTGATCCCGATACTCGCCGGCGGGCTTTGGATGATCACCGCTCGGCAGCGGTTTATTGGCGAGAAATATCGCAATCGCTGGTGGGAAAACGGAATTATGGGGTTGGTTTTCTTCCTCGCCCTCTTTGCCACGGTGGGTTCGGTCAAATCGGTTTTCGAGGCGGTGCAATCATTGCTGGAACGCGCCTGA